From a single Apium graveolens cultivar Ventura chromosome 2, ASM990537v1, whole genome shotgun sequence genomic region:
- the LOC141696096 gene encoding uncharacterized protein LOC141696096, which yields MLITIMLGRSRRKIYGPELVQRTTQSIGIIKKRLIVTRDRQRKYADLGRKHKEFEVGDKVLLKVSPWKGVMRFGKKGKLSRRYIALFVILKELGSVSYQLALPPDLKFIHDIFHITVLKAYRADNCHILSYEPIEVQPDLTYEEQLVQIMDDKVQKLRNKEIKSSWLRQFGEIIP from the coding sequence ATGTTGATCACCATTATGTTGGGAAGAAGTAGGAGAAAGATTTATGGACCTGAATTAGTTCAAAGGACGACTCAATCTAttggaattattaagaagaggttaATCGTCACCcgggatagacaaagaaaatacgctGATTTAGGACGAAAACACAAGGAGTTTGAGGTTGGAGATAAAGTATTGCTAAAAGTATCGCCTTGGAAAGGAGtcatgagattcggaaagaaaggaaaattaAGTCGTAGATACATTGCTCTATTTGTGATTTTGAAGGAATTAGGTAGTGTATCTTACCAGTTGGCATTACCCCCAGATCTTAAGTTTATCCATGATATTTTTCACATAACCGTTTTGAAGGCTTATCGTGCTGATAATTGTCATATACTTTCTTATGAGCCAATAGAAGTCCAACCAGACTTGACATATGAAGAACAACTGGTTCAAATTATGGATGATAAGGTTCAAAAGCTGAGGAATAAGGAAATCAAATCAAGTTGGTTAAGACAATTTGGAGAAATCATTCCATAG